The following coding sequences lie in one Anguilla anguilla isolate fAngAng1 chromosome 14, fAngAng1.pri, whole genome shotgun sequence genomic window:
- the sprn2 gene encoding shadow of prion protein 2 — MIGHRRLLLLLLWMVMLLMATLCPGVQPKRGGGGRGRGKGVGLGAKAPPSQSRGSSRQGLKLAGAAAAGALGGAALGYGLGSLGRPRYGYGYDGDSSEEDRRFYYANGPGYQNRSDWRQYRGASSAGPLPSVPLVLGSVASVVLGNWIKGI; from the coding sequence ATGATTGGCCACCgcagactcctcctcctcctcctgtggaTGGTCATGTTGCTCATGGCGACACTGTGCCCTGGTGTCCAGCCCAAGCGTGGGGGCggaggcaggggcaggggcaaaGGGGTGGGCCTGGGCGCGAAGGCCCCGCCCTCTCAAAGCCGCGGGTCCTCCAGGCAGGGCCTGAAgctggcgggggcggcggccgcTGGGGCGCTGGGCGGGGCCGCGCTGGGGTACGGGCTCGGCTCCCTGGGGCGGCCCCGCTACGGCTACGGCTACGACGGCGACTCGTCCGAAGAGGACCGGCGCTTCTACTACGCCAACGGGCCGGGCTACCAGAACCGCTCCGACTGGCGCCAGTACAGAGGGGCCTCCAGCGCCGGACCGTTACCCAGCGTGCCCCTGGTTCTGGGGTCGGTGGCGTCGGTGGTGCTGGGCAACTGGATCAAGGGGATCTGA